One Cryptomeria japonica chromosome 9, Sugi_1.0, whole genome shotgun sequence genomic window carries:
- the LOC131858406 gene encoding uncharacterized protein LOC131858406, which produces MDSLKEEVHFPKDSQASDRMKKFADRHRKKLEFNVGDKVLICMDQHQFKVPKGLSASLVRQFDGPFEVIQKINPVACKLHLPLHSGTHPVFHASQLRPHHPDEEDLVRNIPHRGPANVLDNPKMARHTGPSHANSTRVESANLGVPGCI; this is translated from the coding sequence ATGGATTCTTTGAAGGAAGAGGTGCACTTCCCCAAAGATAGTCAGGCTTCCGATCGCATGAAGAAATTCGCCGATCGACACAGGAAGAAGCTTGAATTCAATGTGGGTGACAAGGTACTCATCTGTATGGACCAACATCAGTTCAAGGTGCCCAAGGGATTGAGTGCATCTTTGGTTAGACAGTTTGATGGGCCTTTTGAGGTGATTCAGAAAATCAACCCGGTTGCATGCAAACTCCATTTGCCCCTACATTCGGGGACCCATCCAGTCTTCCATGCTTCTCAGCTAAGACCCCATCACCCCGATGAGGAAGACTTAGTGAGGAACATTCCACATAGAGGACCAGCAAATGTCCTTGACAACCCCAAAATGGCACGTCACACAGGTCCTAGCCATGCAAATTCTACGAGGGTGGAATCGGCAAATTTGGGAGTTCCTGGTTGTATTTGA